A part of Salmo trutta chromosome 15, fSalTru1.1, whole genome shotgun sequence genomic DNA contains:
- the LOC115149119 gene encoding kinase suppressor of Ras 1 isoform X3 — MDSVSEKGGKMVESDEQSERDSGGGAAMAALHQCELIQNMIEISISSLQGLRTKCAASNDLTQQEIRTLEVKLMKYICKQLQVKQKVPETERPQALDSYPRLGDWLRTVNLRPELIEAVPVKLSLDALLQMPGSHVRETMRRLGSSLEECSRLSAALSCLKSATESDGELREDGGPWFSEPTRRESGFLLLPPDQLLGGMGGPMRPHSPSPLARPPTTPSTPCTPCTACAHPRSFSVSTMPGPEAHGAYVYADSPLTDPLPLSAARQGRLHGHTSTPPLTPPSKRRHRLKPPCTPPPPSRKVLHLLPNITLTRSKSHESQLGNRIEEPPTNKCAKKKKLFLNVQINGNGCEDSPSRSPHRSARTPGVSTPAPAPYTLPGTPTLMEEHSSHLKNNMGLHRGSPQAVRRDIGLAVTHRFSTKSWLSQTCQVCQKNMMFGVKCKHCRLKCHNKCTKEAPSCRISFLPITKIRRTESVPSDINNPVDRPLETPQFGTLPKAITKKDHPPALNQLDSSSNPSSTTSSTPSSPAPFQNPPSATPPPNSSPKIHRDNRFHFPAACYFQHRQQFIFPDVSSSSTLHSEALHDTVETEPADDIHSELAEDEDGEEEEEDEEVVEPEIDPDPVVEEEDEEDDDDDEDGGGSEMNGGSDGEWDGDELDDLPNSRGGRWKGPISRKASQTSVYLQEWDIPFEQLDLGELIGKGRWGKVHKGRWHGEVAIRLLEIDGNNQDHLKLFKKEVMNYRQTRHENVVLFMGACMAPPHLAIITSFCKGRTLYSVVRDTKNTLDINKTRQIAQEIVKGMGYLHAKGIVHKDLKSKNVFHDTNKVIITDFGLFGISGVVQEGRRDNELKLPHGWICYLAPEIVRRMSPGNNEDRLPFSNAADVYAFGTIWYELQARDWPITNQPVEATIWQVGSGEGIKKVLAEISLGKEVTEILSACWAYDLRERPTFTQLADMLEKLPKLNRRLSHPGHFWKSAEL, encoded by the exons GTGAAGCTGATGAAGTACATCTGTAAGCAGCTGCAGGTTAAGCAGAAAGTGCCGGAGACAGAGAGGCCTCAGGCCTTGGACAGCTACCCACGGCTGGGGGACTGGCTGCGCACCGTCAACCTGAGACCTGAGCTCATTGAG GCGGTGCCGGTGAAGCTGTCCTTGGATGCCTTGCTGCAGATGCCAGGTTCTCACGTGCGGGAGACCATGAGGAGACTGGGCTCCAGTTTAGAGGAGTGTTCCAGGCTCAGCGCTGCCCTCTCCTGCCTGAAGAGCGCCACTGAATCAG ATGGAGAGCTAAGAGAGGATGGGGGGCCCTGGTTCTCTGAGCCCACCCGGCGAGAAAGTGGCTTTCTGCTGCTGCCTCCCGACCAGCTgttgggagggatggggggtccAATGCGCCCCCACAGCCCCTCTCCTCTAGCTCGGCCCCCCACCACCCCATCCACTCCCTGCACCCCCTGCACTGCCTGTGCCCATCCCCGGTCCTTCTCCGTGTCTACAATGCCTGGTCCCGAGGCCCACGGGGCGTACGTTTACGCTGACAGCCCCCTCACAGACCCCTTACCCCTCTCCGCCGCCCGACAGGGGCGACTCCACGGGCACACCTCCACCCCGCCCCTCACCCCGCCCTCCAAGAGACGCCACAGGCTGAAGCCCCCCTGCACCCCGCCGCCCCCCTCCCGCAAGGTGCTGCACCTTCTGCCCAACATCACCCTGACCCGCAGCAAGAGCCACGAGTCCCAGCTGGGGAACCGCATCGAGGAGCCGCCAACCAACAA GTGTGCAAAGAAGAAGAAGTTGTTCCTCAACGTTCAGATCAATGGGAATGGCTGTGAGGACTCACCCTCCCGTTCCCCCCACCGGTCTGCCCGCACCCCTGGGGTTTCCACCCCTGCCCCCGCCCCCTACaccctacctggcacccctaccCTGATGGAGGAGCATTCATCACACCTCAAGA ataACATGGGGTTGCACCGTGGCTCCCCACAGGCAGTGAGGAGAGACATAGGCCTGGCCGTCACTCACAG GTTTTCCACCAAGTCGTGGCTGTCCCAGACGTGTCAGGTCTGTCAGAAGAACATGATGTTTGGTGTGAAGTGTAAACACTGCAG GTTAAAGTGCCATAACAAGTGTACTAAAGAAGCTCCCTCCTGCAGAATCTCTTTCCTGCCAA TCACCAAAATCCGGAGGACTGAGTCTGTGCCGTCTGACATCAACAACCCTGTGGACCGGCCATTAGAGACACCACAGTTTGGCACACTGCCAAAGGCCATCACCAAAAAG GATCACCCCCCTGCGCTGAACCAGTTGGACTCCAGCAGCAACCcgtcctccaccacctcctccacaccCTCCTCCCCTGCCCCTTTCCAGAACCCTCCCAGTGCCACCCCGCCCCCCAACTCCTCTCCCAAGATCCACCGGGACAACCGCTTCCACTTCCCAG CTGCCTGCTACTTTCAGCATAGACAGCAGTTTATCTTCCCTG ATGTGTCCAGTTCTTCTACGTTGCATTCTGAAGCCCTCCATGACACAGT TGAGACTGAACCAGCAGATGACATACACTCTGAACTGGCCGAGGATGAGGACGGAGAG gaggaagaggaggatgaggaggtggTTGAACCTGAGATCGACCCAGACCCAGtagtggaggaggaagatgaggaagatgatgatgatgatgaagatggggGTGGGAGTGAGATGAATGGGGGTTCGGATGGTGAGTGGGATGGTGATGAGTTGGATGACCTGCCCAACTCAAGGGGAGGTCGCTGGAAAGGCCCCATCTCCCGTAAGGCCAGCCAGACCAGTGTCTACTTGCAGGAGTGGGACATACCGTTCGAACAGCTGGACCTGGGAGAGCTCATTGGGAAG GGCCGTTGGGGCAAGGTGCATAAGGGCCGTTGGCATGGAGAGGTGGCCATCAGGCTGCTGGAGATAGATGGGAACAACCAGGACCACCTGAAGCTGTTTAAGAAGGAGGTGATGAACTACAGACAGACCCGTCATGAGAACGTTGTCCTCTTCATGGGTGCATGCATGGCCCCTCCCCACCTTGCCATCATCACCAG TTTCTGTAAAGGGAGGACACTATACTCTGTCGTTCGAGACACCAAAAACACACTGGATATAAACAAGACGAGGCAAATTGCTCAAGAAATTGTAAAG GGAATGGGATATCTTCATGCCAAAGGCATTGTCCACAAGGACTTGAAGTCGAAGAACGTCTTTCATGACACCAATAAAGTGATAATTACAGACTTTGGTCTGTTTGGAATCTCTGGAGTGGTTCAGGAGGGGAG GCGAGACAATGAGCTGAAGCTTCCACATGGCTGGATCTGTTACCTGGCGCCAGAGATCGTACGCAGGATGAGCCCTGGAAACAATGAGGACCGCCTGCCATTCTCCAACGCTGCAGACGTCTACGCCTTTGG CACCATTTGGTACGAGCTCCAAGCCAGGGACTGGCCTATCACCAACCAGCCTGTGGAGGCTACCATCTGGCAAGTGGGGAGTGGTGAGGGCATCAAGAAGGTCCTGGCAGAGATCAGCCTGGGAAAGGAGGTCACG gaGATCCTGTCTGCCTGCTGGGCCTATGACCTGAGGGAGCGGCCCACCTTCACCCAGCTGGCTGACATGCTGGAGAAGCTGCCCAAACTCAACCGGAGACTGTCCCACCCTGGACACTTCTGGAAGTCTGCAGA GTTGTAG
- the LOC115149119 gene encoding kinase suppressor of Ras 1 isoform X2: MDSVSEKGGKMVESDEQSERDSGGGAAMAALHQCELIQNMIEISISSLQGLRTKCAASNDLTQQEIRTLEVKLMKYICKQLQVKQKVPETERPQALDSYPRLGDWLRTVNLRPELIEAVPVKLSLDALLQMPGSHVRETMRRLGSSLEECSRLSAALSCLKSATESDGELREDGGPWFSEPTRRESGFLLLPPDQLLGGMGGPMRPHSPSPLARPPTTPSTPCTPCTACAHPRSFSVSTMPGPEAHGAYVYADSPLTDPLPLSAARQGRLHGHTSTPPLTPPSKRRHRLKPPCTPPPPSRKVLHLLPNITLTRSKSHESQLGNRIEEPPTNKCAKKKKLFLNVQINGNGCEDSPSRSPHRSARTPGVSTPAPAPYTLPGTPTLMEEHSSHLKNNMGLHRGSPQAVRRDIGLAVTHRFSTKSWLSQTCQVCQKNMMFGVKCKHCRLKCHNKCTKEAPSCRISFLPITKIRRTESVPSDINNPVDRPLETPQFGTLPKAITKKDHPPALNQLDSSSNPSSTTSSTPSSPAPFQNPPSATPPPNSSPKIHRDNRFHFPAACYFQHRQQFIFPDVSSSSTLHSEALHDTVETEPADDIHSELAEDEDGEEEEEDEEVVEPEIDPDPVVEEEDEEDDDDDEDGGGSEMNGGSDGEWDGDELDDLPNSRGGRWKGPISRKASQTSVYLQEWDIPFEQLDLGELIGKGRWGKVHKGRWHGEVAIRLLEIDGNNQDHLKLFKKEVMNYRQTRHENVVLFMGACMAPPHLAIITSFCKGRTLYSVVRDTKNTLDINKTRQIAQEIVKGMGYLHAKGIVHKDLKSKNVFHDTNKVIITDFGLFGISGVVQEGRRDNELKLPHGWICYLAPEIVRRMSPGNNEDRLPFSNAADVYAFGTIWYELQARDWPITNQPVEATIWQVGSGEGIKKVLAEISLGKEVTEILSACWAYDLRERPTFTQLADMLEKLPKLNRRLSHPGHFWKSAEM, translated from the exons GTGAAGCTGATGAAGTACATCTGTAAGCAGCTGCAGGTTAAGCAGAAAGTGCCGGAGACAGAGAGGCCTCAGGCCTTGGACAGCTACCCACGGCTGGGGGACTGGCTGCGCACCGTCAACCTGAGACCTGAGCTCATTGAG GCGGTGCCGGTGAAGCTGTCCTTGGATGCCTTGCTGCAGATGCCAGGTTCTCACGTGCGGGAGACCATGAGGAGACTGGGCTCCAGTTTAGAGGAGTGTTCCAGGCTCAGCGCTGCCCTCTCCTGCCTGAAGAGCGCCACTGAATCAG ATGGAGAGCTAAGAGAGGATGGGGGGCCCTGGTTCTCTGAGCCCACCCGGCGAGAAAGTGGCTTTCTGCTGCTGCCTCCCGACCAGCTgttgggagggatggggggtccAATGCGCCCCCACAGCCCCTCTCCTCTAGCTCGGCCCCCCACCACCCCATCCACTCCCTGCACCCCCTGCACTGCCTGTGCCCATCCCCGGTCCTTCTCCGTGTCTACAATGCCTGGTCCCGAGGCCCACGGGGCGTACGTTTACGCTGACAGCCCCCTCACAGACCCCTTACCCCTCTCCGCCGCCCGACAGGGGCGACTCCACGGGCACACCTCCACCCCGCCCCTCACCCCGCCCTCCAAGAGACGCCACAGGCTGAAGCCCCCCTGCACCCCGCCGCCCCCCTCCCGCAAGGTGCTGCACCTTCTGCCCAACATCACCCTGACCCGCAGCAAGAGCCACGAGTCCCAGCTGGGGAACCGCATCGAGGAGCCGCCAACCAACAA GTGTGCAAAGAAGAAGAAGTTGTTCCTCAACGTTCAGATCAATGGGAATGGCTGTGAGGACTCACCCTCCCGTTCCCCCCACCGGTCTGCCCGCACCCCTGGGGTTTCCACCCCTGCCCCCGCCCCCTACaccctacctggcacccctaccCTGATGGAGGAGCATTCATCACACCTCAAGA ataACATGGGGTTGCACCGTGGCTCCCCACAGGCAGTGAGGAGAGACATAGGCCTGGCCGTCACTCACAG GTTTTCCACCAAGTCGTGGCTGTCCCAGACGTGTCAGGTCTGTCAGAAGAACATGATGTTTGGTGTGAAGTGTAAACACTGCAG GTTAAAGTGCCATAACAAGTGTACTAAAGAAGCTCCCTCCTGCAGAATCTCTTTCCTGCCAA TCACCAAAATCCGGAGGACTGAGTCTGTGCCGTCTGACATCAACAACCCTGTGGACCGGCCATTAGAGACACCACAGTTTGGCACACTGCCAAAGGCCATCACCAAAAAG GATCACCCCCCTGCGCTGAACCAGTTGGACTCCAGCAGCAACCcgtcctccaccacctcctccacaccCTCCTCCCCTGCCCCTTTCCAGAACCCTCCCAGTGCCACCCCGCCCCCCAACTCCTCTCCCAAGATCCACCGGGACAACCGCTTCCACTTCCCAG CTGCCTGCTACTTTCAGCATAGACAGCAGTTTATCTTCCCTG ATGTGTCCAGTTCTTCTACGTTGCATTCTGAAGCCCTCCATGACACAGT TGAGACTGAACCAGCAGATGACATACACTCTGAACTGGCCGAGGATGAGGACGGAGAG gaggaagaggaggatgaggaggtggTTGAACCTGAGATCGACCCAGACCCAGtagtggaggaggaagatgaggaagatgatgatgatgatgaagatggggGTGGGAGTGAGATGAATGGGGGTTCGGATGGTGAGTGGGATGGTGATGAGTTGGATGACCTGCCCAACTCAAGGGGAGGTCGCTGGAAAGGCCCCATCTCCCGTAAGGCCAGCCAGACCAGTGTCTACTTGCAGGAGTGGGACATACCGTTCGAACAGCTGGACCTGGGAGAGCTCATTGGGAAG GGCCGTTGGGGCAAGGTGCATAAGGGCCGTTGGCATGGAGAGGTGGCCATCAGGCTGCTGGAGATAGATGGGAACAACCAGGACCACCTGAAGCTGTTTAAGAAGGAGGTGATGAACTACAGACAGACCCGTCATGAGAACGTTGTCCTCTTCATGGGTGCATGCATGGCCCCTCCCCACCTTGCCATCATCACCAG TTTCTGTAAAGGGAGGACACTATACTCTGTCGTTCGAGACACCAAAAACACACTGGATATAAACAAGACGAGGCAAATTGCTCAAGAAATTGTAAAG GGAATGGGATATCTTCATGCCAAAGGCATTGTCCACAAGGACTTGAAGTCGAAGAACGTCTTTCATGACACCAATAAAGTGATAATTACAGACTTTGGTCTGTTTGGAATCTCTGGAGTGGTTCAGGAGGGGAG GCGAGACAATGAGCTGAAGCTTCCACATGGCTGGATCTGTTACCTGGCGCCAGAGATCGTACGCAGGATGAGCCCTGGAAACAATGAGGACCGCCTGCCATTCTCCAACGCTGCAGACGTCTACGCCTTTGG CACCATTTGGTACGAGCTCCAAGCCAGGGACTGGCCTATCACCAACCAGCCTGTGGAGGCTACCATCTGGCAAGTGGGGAGTGGTGAGGGCATCAAGAAGGTCCTGGCAGAGATCAGCCTGGGAAAGGAGGTCACG gaGATCCTGTCTGCCTGCTGGGCCTATGACCTGAGGGAGCGGCCCACCTTCACCCAGCTGGCTGACATGCTGGAGAAGCTGCCCAAACTCAACCGGAGACTGTCCCACCCTGGACACTTCTGGAAGTCTGCAGA GATGTGA
- the LOC115149119 gene encoding kinase suppressor of Ras 1 isoform X4, which produces MDSVSEKGGKMVESDEQSERDSGGGAAMAALHQCELIQNMIEISISSLQGLRTKCAASNDLTQQEIRTLEVKLMKYICKQLQVKQKVPETERPQALDSYPRLGDWLRTVNLRPELIEAVPVKLSLDALLQMPGSHVRETMRRLGSSLEECSRLSAALSCLKSATESDGELREDGGPWFSEPTRRESGFLLLPPDQLLGGMGGPMRPHSPSPLARPPTTPSTPCTPCTACAHPRSFSVSTMPGPEAHGAYVYADSPLTDPLPLSAARQGRLHGHTSTPPLTPPSKRRHRLKPPCTPPPPSRKVLHLLPNITLTRSKSHESQLGNRIEEPPTNKCAKKKKLFLNVQINGNGCEDSPSRSPHRSARTPGVSTPAPAPYTLPGTPTLMEEHSSHLKNNMGLHRGSPQAVRRDIGLAVTHRFSTKSWLSQTCQVCQKNMMFGVKCKHCRLKCHNKCTKEAPSCRISFLPITKIRRTESVPSDINNPVDRPLETPQFGTLPKAITKKDHPPALNQLDSSSNPSSTTSSTPSSPAPFQNPPSATPPPNSSPKIHRDNRFHFPDVSSSSTLHSEALHDTVETEPADDIHSELAEDEDGEEEEEDEEVVEPEIDPDPVVEEEDEEDDDDDEDGGGSEMNGGSDGEWDGDELDDLPNSRGGRWKGPISRKASQTSVYLQEWDIPFEQLDLGELIGKGRWGKVHKGRWHGEVAIRLLEIDGNNQDHLKLFKKEVMNYRQTRHENVVLFMGACMAPPHLAIITSFCKGRTLYSVVRDTKNTLDINKTRQIAQEIVKGMGYLHAKGIVHKDLKSKNVFHDTNKVIITDFGLFGISGVVQEGRRDNELKLPHGWICYLAPEIVRRMSPGNNEDRLPFSNAADVYAFGTIWYELQARDWPITNQPVEATIWQVGSGEGIKKVLAEISLGKEVTEILSACWAYDLRERPTFTQLADMLEKLPKLNRRLSHPGHFWKSAEYVS; this is translated from the exons GTGAAGCTGATGAAGTACATCTGTAAGCAGCTGCAGGTTAAGCAGAAAGTGCCGGAGACAGAGAGGCCTCAGGCCTTGGACAGCTACCCACGGCTGGGGGACTGGCTGCGCACCGTCAACCTGAGACCTGAGCTCATTGAG GCGGTGCCGGTGAAGCTGTCCTTGGATGCCTTGCTGCAGATGCCAGGTTCTCACGTGCGGGAGACCATGAGGAGACTGGGCTCCAGTTTAGAGGAGTGTTCCAGGCTCAGCGCTGCCCTCTCCTGCCTGAAGAGCGCCACTGAATCAG ATGGAGAGCTAAGAGAGGATGGGGGGCCCTGGTTCTCTGAGCCCACCCGGCGAGAAAGTGGCTTTCTGCTGCTGCCTCCCGACCAGCTgttgggagggatggggggtccAATGCGCCCCCACAGCCCCTCTCCTCTAGCTCGGCCCCCCACCACCCCATCCACTCCCTGCACCCCCTGCACTGCCTGTGCCCATCCCCGGTCCTTCTCCGTGTCTACAATGCCTGGTCCCGAGGCCCACGGGGCGTACGTTTACGCTGACAGCCCCCTCACAGACCCCTTACCCCTCTCCGCCGCCCGACAGGGGCGACTCCACGGGCACACCTCCACCCCGCCCCTCACCCCGCCCTCCAAGAGACGCCACAGGCTGAAGCCCCCCTGCACCCCGCCGCCCCCCTCCCGCAAGGTGCTGCACCTTCTGCCCAACATCACCCTGACCCGCAGCAAGAGCCACGAGTCCCAGCTGGGGAACCGCATCGAGGAGCCGCCAACCAACAA GTGTGCAAAGAAGAAGAAGTTGTTCCTCAACGTTCAGATCAATGGGAATGGCTGTGAGGACTCACCCTCCCGTTCCCCCCACCGGTCTGCCCGCACCCCTGGGGTTTCCACCCCTGCCCCCGCCCCCTACaccctacctggcacccctaccCTGATGGAGGAGCATTCATCACACCTCAAGA ataACATGGGGTTGCACCGTGGCTCCCCACAGGCAGTGAGGAGAGACATAGGCCTGGCCGTCACTCACAG GTTTTCCACCAAGTCGTGGCTGTCCCAGACGTGTCAGGTCTGTCAGAAGAACATGATGTTTGGTGTGAAGTGTAAACACTGCAG GTTAAAGTGCCATAACAAGTGTACTAAAGAAGCTCCCTCCTGCAGAATCTCTTTCCTGCCAA TCACCAAAATCCGGAGGACTGAGTCTGTGCCGTCTGACATCAACAACCCTGTGGACCGGCCATTAGAGACACCACAGTTTGGCACACTGCCAAAGGCCATCACCAAAAAG GATCACCCCCCTGCGCTGAACCAGTTGGACTCCAGCAGCAACCcgtcctccaccacctcctccacaccCTCCTCCCCTGCCCCTTTCCAGAACCCTCCCAGTGCCACCCCGCCCCCCAACTCCTCTCCCAAGATCCACCGGGACAACCGCTTCCACTTCCCAG ATGTGTCCAGTTCTTCTACGTTGCATTCTGAAGCCCTCCATGACACAGT TGAGACTGAACCAGCAGATGACATACACTCTGAACTGGCCGAGGATGAGGACGGAGAG gaggaagaggaggatgaggaggtggTTGAACCTGAGATCGACCCAGACCCAGtagtggaggaggaagatgaggaagatgatgatgatgatgaagatggggGTGGGAGTGAGATGAATGGGGGTTCGGATGGTGAGTGGGATGGTGATGAGTTGGATGACCTGCCCAACTCAAGGGGAGGTCGCTGGAAAGGCCCCATCTCCCGTAAGGCCAGCCAGACCAGTGTCTACTTGCAGGAGTGGGACATACCGTTCGAACAGCTGGACCTGGGAGAGCTCATTGGGAAG GGCCGTTGGGGCAAGGTGCATAAGGGCCGTTGGCATGGAGAGGTGGCCATCAGGCTGCTGGAGATAGATGGGAACAACCAGGACCACCTGAAGCTGTTTAAGAAGGAGGTGATGAACTACAGACAGACCCGTCATGAGAACGTTGTCCTCTTCATGGGTGCATGCATGGCCCCTCCCCACCTTGCCATCATCACCAG TTTCTGTAAAGGGAGGACACTATACTCTGTCGTTCGAGACACCAAAAACACACTGGATATAAACAAGACGAGGCAAATTGCTCAAGAAATTGTAAAG GGAATGGGATATCTTCATGCCAAAGGCATTGTCCACAAGGACTTGAAGTCGAAGAACGTCTTTCATGACACCAATAAAGTGATAATTACAGACTTTGGTCTGTTTGGAATCTCTGGAGTGGTTCAGGAGGGGAG GCGAGACAATGAGCTGAAGCTTCCACATGGCTGGATCTGTTACCTGGCGCCAGAGATCGTACGCAGGATGAGCCCTGGAAACAATGAGGACCGCCTGCCATTCTCCAACGCTGCAGACGTCTACGCCTTTGG CACCATTTGGTACGAGCTCCAAGCCAGGGACTGGCCTATCACCAACCAGCCTGTGGAGGCTACCATCTGGCAAGTGGGGAGTGGTGAGGGCATCAAGAAGGTCCTGGCAGAGATCAGCCTGGGAAAGGAGGTCACG gaGATCCTGTCTGCCTGCTGGGCCTATGACCTGAGGGAGCGGCCCACCTTCACCCAGCTGGCTGACATGCTGGAGAAGCTGCCCAAACTCAACCGGAGACTGTCCCACCCTGGACACTTCTGGAAGTCTGCAGAGTACGTATCCTAG
- the LOC115149119 gene encoding kinase suppressor of Ras 1 isoform X1, with product MDSVSEKGGKMVESDEQSERDSGGGAAMAALHQCELIQNMIEISISSLQGLRTKCAASNDLTQQEIRTLEVKLMKYICKQLQVKQKVPETERPQALDSYPRLGDWLRTVNLRPELIEAVPVKLSLDALLQMPGSHVRETMRRLGSSLEECSRLSAALSCLKSATESDGELREDGGPWFSEPTRRESGFLLLPPDQLLGGMGGPMRPHSPSPLARPPTTPSTPCTPCTACAHPRSFSVSTMPGPEAHGAYVYADSPLTDPLPLSAARQGRLHGHTSTPPLTPPSKRRHRLKPPCTPPPPSRKVLHLLPNITLTRSKSHESQLGNRIEEPPTNKCAKKKKLFLNVQINGNGCEDSPSRSPHRSARTPGVSTPAPAPYTLPGTPTLMEEHSSHLKNNMGLHRGSPQAVRRDIGLAVTHRFSTKSWLSQTCQVCQKNMMFGVKCKHCRLKCHNKCTKEAPSCRISFLPITKIRRTESVPSDINNPVDRPLETPQFGTLPKAITKKDHPPALNQLDSSSNPSSTTSSTPSSPAPFQNPPSATPPPNSSPKIHRDNRFHFPAACYFQHRQQFIFPDVSSSSTLHSEALHDTVETEPADDIHSELAEDEDGEEEEEDEEVVEPEIDPDPVVEEEDEEDDDDDEDGGGSEMNGGSDGEWDGDELDDLPNSRGGRWKGPISRKASQTSVYLQEWDIPFEQLDLGELIGKGRWGKVHKGRWHGEVAIRLLEIDGNNQDHLKLFKKEVMNYRQTRHENVVLFMGACMAPPHLAIITSFCKGRTLYSVVRDTKNTLDINKTRQIAQEIVKGMGYLHAKGIVHKDLKSKNVFHDTNKVIITDFGLFGISGVVQEGRRDNELKLPHGWICYLAPEIVRRMSPGNNEDRLPFSNAADVYAFGTIWYELQARDWPITNQPVEATIWQVGSGEGIKKVLAEISLGKEVTEILSACWAYDLRERPTFTQLADMLEKLPKLNRRLSHPGHFWKSAEYVS from the exons GTGAAGCTGATGAAGTACATCTGTAAGCAGCTGCAGGTTAAGCAGAAAGTGCCGGAGACAGAGAGGCCTCAGGCCTTGGACAGCTACCCACGGCTGGGGGACTGGCTGCGCACCGTCAACCTGAGACCTGAGCTCATTGAG GCGGTGCCGGTGAAGCTGTCCTTGGATGCCTTGCTGCAGATGCCAGGTTCTCACGTGCGGGAGACCATGAGGAGACTGGGCTCCAGTTTAGAGGAGTGTTCCAGGCTCAGCGCTGCCCTCTCCTGCCTGAAGAGCGCCACTGAATCAG ATGGAGAGCTAAGAGAGGATGGGGGGCCCTGGTTCTCTGAGCCCACCCGGCGAGAAAGTGGCTTTCTGCTGCTGCCTCCCGACCAGCTgttgggagggatggggggtccAATGCGCCCCCACAGCCCCTCTCCTCTAGCTCGGCCCCCCACCACCCCATCCACTCCCTGCACCCCCTGCACTGCCTGTGCCCATCCCCGGTCCTTCTCCGTGTCTACAATGCCTGGTCCCGAGGCCCACGGGGCGTACGTTTACGCTGACAGCCCCCTCACAGACCCCTTACCCCTCTCCGCCGCCCGACAGGGGCGACTCCACGGGCACACCTCCACCCCGCCCCTCACCCCGCCCTCCAAGAGACGCCACAGGCTGAAGCCCCCCTGCACCCCGCCGCCCCCCTCCCGCAAGGTGCTGCACCTTCTGCCCAACATCACCCTGACCCGCAGCAAGAGCCACGAGTCCCAGCTGGGGAACCGCATCGAGGAGCCGCCAACCAACAA GTGTGCAAAGAAGAAGAAGTTGTTCCTCAACGTTCAGATCAATGGGAATGGCTGTGAGGACTCACCCTCCCGTTCCCCCCACCGGTCTGCCCGCACCCCTGGGGTTTCCACCCCTGCCCCCGCCCCCTACaccctacctggcacccctaccCTGATGGAGGAGCATTCATCACACCTCAAGA ataACATGGGGTTGCACCGTGGCTCCCCACAGGCAGTGAGGAGAGACATAGGCCTGGCCGTCACTCACAG GTTTTCCACCAAGTCGTGGCTGTCCCAGACGTGTCAGGTCTGTCAGAAGAACATGATGTTTGGTGTGAAGTGTAAACACTGCAG GTTAAAGTGCCATAACAAGTGTACTAAAGAAGCTCCCTCCTGCAGAATCTCTTTCCTGCCAA TCACCAAAATCCGGAGGACTGAGTCTGTGCCGTCTGACATCAACAACCCTGTGGACCGGCCATTAGAGACACCACAGTTTGGCACACTGCCAAAGGCCATCACCAAAAAG GATCACCCCCCTGCGCTGAACCAGTTGGACTCCAGCAGCAACCcgtcctccaccacctcctccacaccCTCCTCCCCTGCCCCTTTCCAGAACCCTCCCAGTGCCACCCCGCCCCCCAACTCCTCTCCCAAGATCCACCGGGACAACCGCTTCCACTTCCCAG CTGCCTGCTACTTTCAGCATAGACAGCAGTTTATCTTCCCTG ATGTGTCCAGTTCTTCTACGTTGCATTCTGAAGCCCTCCATGACACAGT TGAGACTGAACCAGCAGATGACATACACTCTGAACTGGCCGAGGATGAGGACGGAGAG gaggaagaggaggatgaggaggtggTTGAACCTGAGATCGACCCAGACCCAGtagtggaggaggaagatgaggaagatgatgatgatgatgaagatggggGTGGGAGTGAGATGAATGGGGGTTCGGATGGTGAGTGGGATGGTGATGAGTTGGATGACCTGCCCAACTCAAGGGGAGGTCGCTGGAAAGGCCCCATCTCCCGTAAGGCCAGCCAGACCAGTGTCTACTTGCAGGAGTGGGACATACCGTTCGAACAGCTGGACCTGGGAGAGCTCATTGGGAAG GGCCGTTGGGGCAAGGTGCATAAGGGCCGTTGGCATGGAGAGGTGGCCATCAGGCTGCTGGAGATAGATGGGAACAACCAGGACCACCTGAAGCTGTTTAAGAAGGAGGTGATGAACTACAGACAGACCCGTCATGAGAACGTTGTCCTCTTCATGGGTGCATGCATGGCCCCTCCCCACCTTGCCATCATCACCAG TTTCTGTAAAGGGAGGACACTATACTCTGTCGTTCGAGACACCAAAAACACACTGGATATAAACAAGACGAGGCAAATTGCTCAAGAAATTGTAAAG GGAATGGGATATCTTCATGCCAAAGGCATTGTCCACAAGGACTTGAAGTCGAAGAACGTCTTTCATGACACCAATAAAGTGATAATTACAGACTTTGGTCTGTTTGGAATCTCTGGAGTGGTTCAGGAGGGGAG GCGAGACAATGAGCTGAAGCTTCCACATGGCTGGATCTGTTACCTGGCGCCAGAGATCGTACGCAGGATGAGCCCTGGAAACAATGAGGACCGCCTGCCATTCTCCAACGCTGCAGACGTCTACGCCTTTGG CACCATTTGGTACGAGCTCCAAGCCAGGGACTGGCCTATCACCAACCAGCCTGTGGAGGCTACCATCTGGCAAGTGGGGAGTGGTGAGGGCATCAAGAAGGTCCTGGCAGAGATCAGCCTGGGAAAGGAGGTCACG gaGATCCTGTCTGCCTGCTGGGCCTATGACCTGAGGGAGCGGCCCACCTTCACCCAGCTGGCTGACATGCTGGAGAAGCTGCCCAAACTCAACCGGAGACTGTCCCACCCTGGACACTTCTGGAAGTCTGCAGAGTACGTATCCTAG